The Ornithodoros turicata isolate Travis chromosome 7, ASM3712646v1, whole genome shotgun sequence genome includes a region encoding these proteins:
- the LOC135400453 gene encoding uncharacterized protein LOC135400453: protein MELLAKKRKALRSQVTRLNEAQEALTPSGKADVRVFEDRLKALQLQLNAVDDKIEQERADQLDEAEFKQVFQYNDKLVTCLAKLAHRREAFEASERATRDASGSNHSNGTAPSMNRTRARLPKLEFMRFNGERTTWQQFWEQFDLVVHRNEDLTEVDKFNYLKGCLTADAAAAVKGLPPTARSYNDAIDLLKRRFGVEELLVQSHMRKLIDLNPVCSSDDVKGLRHLHDNVVAHVRGLEALGRKQETFSSLLLPILQRALPRDILISFNKRNISERRNSTAAVLEMGEQEPGDSAREGTIDRSDSFTHFLKVQVQSREDVEFMQHMSSRTKKQGSTHSNKGRGKREGSRKS from the coding sequence ATGGAACTACTTGCCAAGAAACGAAAAGCTCTACGATCCCAGGTCACACGACTGAATGAAGCTCAAGAAGCCCTGACACCATCGGGTAAAGCAGATGTTCGTGTGTTCGAAGATAGGCTAAAGGCATTGCAGCTGCAGTTGAACGCTGTGGACGACAAAATCGAACAAGAGCGTGCAGATCAACTGGACGAGGCAGAGTTCAAGCAAGTATTTCAGTACAATGACAAGTTGGTAACGTGTTTGGCGAAGTTGGCACATCGACGTGAAGCGTTCGAGGCTTCGGAACGAGCTACACGTGACGCGTCGGGGAGCAACCATTCGAATGGAACGGCACCCTCAATGAATCGAACGAGGGCTCGGCTGCCCAAGCTGGAATTCATGAGGTTCAACGGAGAAAGGACGACCTGGCAGCAATTTTGGGAGCAGTTTGACCTCGTCGTGCATCGAAATGAGGATCTTACGGAAGTGGACAAATTCAACTACTTGAAGGGATGCCTAACGGCTGACGCAGCAGCGGCAGTGAAAGGATTGCCTCCAACTGCAAGGAGTTACAACGACGCCATAGACTTGCTCAAGCGACGGTTTGGTGTCGAAGAATTGCTCGTTCAGTCTCATATGAGAAAGCTCATTGACTTGAATCCAGTTTGTTCTTCGGATGACGTCAAGGGTCTCAGACACCTGCATGATAACGTGGTTGCACACGTACGAGGATTGGAAGCATTGGGAAGAAAGCAGGAGACCTTCAGCAGTCTTCTGCTTCCGATACTTCAACGAGCCCTACCAAGAGACATTTTGATCAGTTTCAACAAAAGGAACATAAGTGAGCGAAGAAACAGCACGGCAGCGGTTCTCGAGATGGGTGAACAAGAACCGGGCGACAGTGCTCGTGAGGGAACGATCGACAGGTCGGATTCGTTTACACATTTCTTGAAGGTGCAAGTCCAAAGTCGAGAAGATGTGGAGTTCATGCAACACATGAGCAGTAGGACGAAGAAACAAGGCAGTACACACAGCAACAAAGGCAGAGGCAAGCGCGAAGGTTCCCGGAAGTCATAG